Proteins found in one Candidatus Methylomirabilota bacterium genomic segment:
- a CDS encoding Spy/CpxP family protein refolding chaperone produces the protein MTDSTTTPQPPQSSPAPSRRRLFRWAAIATAVAALGAVVGLKAYAHVGGFGAWHRGGFMHGAMDPAHLDAHLDRMLKHFYVEIDATEAQKQALAPIVKAAARDLLPLHDRLHAARDQAVALLTQPTIDRAAIESLRANQLALAEQASKRLASALADVADVLTPEQRKALGEHMARRHDPRG, from the coding sequence ATGACGGACAGCACCACGACTCCCCAGCCTCCCCAGTCCTCGCCTGCGCCCTCGCGCCGGCGCTTGTTCCGGTGGGCCGCCATCGCGACCGCCGTCGCTGCCCTCGGCGCCGTGGTCGGGCTCAAGGCCTATGCCCATGTCGGCGGCTTCGGCGCCTGGCATCGCGGCGGCTTCATGCACGGGGCCATGGATCCGGCGCACCTGGACGCGCATCTCGACCGGATGCTCAAGCATTTCTACGTGGAGATCGACGCCACCGAGGCCCAGAAGCAGGCGCTGGCGCCCATCGTGAAGGCGGCCGCCCGCGACCTCCTGCCGCTCCACGACCGGCTCCACGCCGCCCGCGATCAGGCGGTCGCGCTGCTCACGCAGCCCACCATCGACCGGGCCGCCATCGAGTCGCTGCGCGCCAATCAGCTGGCGCTCGCCGAGCAGGCATCGAAACGTCTTGCCAGCGCCCTTGCTGACGTGGCCGACGTGCTGACCCCCGAGCAGCGCAAGGCGCTCGGGGAGCACATGGCCCGTCGCCACGACCCCCGCGGGTAG
- a CDS encoding xanthine dehydrogenase family protein molybdopterin-binding subunit produces the protein MDGVAPPSFLASRTHAAPDGIGKPVRRKEDPRLLTGAGRFGDDVNLPGQAHAAFVRSPHPHARIGAIDAAAALGVLGVLAVLTGADAAADGLRPIPHRPVPTNPHEVPLRSRDGSEFFVAPHLPLPADRARFVGEPVAMVVAETAAAARDGADRVRVDWAPLAAVTTAAAAVAADAPALYPECPGNVCVDSRVGDRAATDAAFARAAHVVTLTTRINRVTGVPMEPRTALASYDEATGRYTLHAGSGGVQRCRADLAGTLGVAEDAVRVIAGDVGGNYGTRNSSYPEFSLVAWAARRLRRPVKWTCDRTEALLTDYQSRDLHAEVSLALDRDGAFLALRGANTSNVGAHAVSFIPLAKGIGVLPSVYRISTALMDGRAVLTNTAPTTPYRSAGRPEVMFVIERLIDLAARRHGFDRVTLRRRNLIPREAMPHTNPLGLVYDSGDYGAAQDRVVALADWAGFEARRAEARRRGRQRGIGLANYIELNTGAPRERAEITARPDGAVEVVLGTLSAGQGHETSFAQLVAEWLGVSLPRVHLVTGDTERAPVGGGSHSGRSMRLGAVVMARAADALVARGAVLAAWLLEAAPADIVFAAGRFAVRGTSRTVELAAIATAALRTDAPPALRGPLAGASDETMPVPSFPYGSAVCEVEVDAETGVVEIVRYTTVDDVGRAVNPLILHGQTHGGIAAGVGQALWELCDYDEAGQQRAATFMEYALPRADQLPPLATEISEVPSTSNPLGLRGGGEGGTTPALAAVVNAIVDALAELGVEHLEMPATPERVWRAIQAARR, from the coding sequence ATGGACGGCGTCGCGCCACCCTCGTTCCTCGCGTCACGGACGCACGCCGCGCCCGACGGCATCGGCAAGCCTGTGCGGCGGAAGGAAGACCCCCGCCTTCTCACCGGCGCCGGTCGCTTCGGCGACGACGTGAATCTGCCCGGCCAGGCCCACGCCGCCTTCGTACGCTCGCCGCACCCGCATGCGCGGATCGGTGCCATCGACGCGGCCGCCGCGCTCGGCGTCCTCGGCGTGCTCGCGGTGCTCACCGGGGCCGACGCGGCCGCCGACGGGCTCCGGCCCATCCCGCATCGTCCTGTCCCGACGAATCCGCACGAGGTGCCGCTACGAAGCCGTGACGGCTCGGAGTTCTTCGTGGCCCCGCATCTGCCCCTCCCCGCCGACCGGGCTCGCTTTGTCGGCGAGCCGGTGGCGATGGTCGTCGCCGAGACAGCGGCGGCGGCGCGCGACGGGGCGGACCGCGTGCGGGTCGACTGGGCGCCGCTCGCCGCGGTGACCACGGCCGCCGCCGCCGTCGCGGCGGACGCGCCCGCCCTCTATCCCGAGTGTCCCGGCAACGTCTGCGTGGACTCGCGGGTCGGCGACCGGGCGGCCACCGACGCCGCGTTCGCCCGGGCCGCGCACGTGGTGACCCTGACCACGCGCATCAACCGCGTCACGGGCGTGCCCATGGAGCCGCGCACCGCGCTGGCGTCCTACGACGAAGCGACCGGACGGTACACGCTTCACGCGGGCTCGGGCGGCGTCCAGCGCTGCCGCGCCGATCTCGCCGGCACCCTCGGCGTGGCGGAAGATGCCGTGCGCGTGATCGCGGGCGACGTAGGCGGCAACTACGGCACCCGCAACAGCTCCTATCCGGAGTTCAGCCTCGTCGCCTGGGCGGCGCGGCGCCTGCGCCGCCCGGTCAAGTGGACCTGCGATCGGACGGAGGCCCTGCTCACCGACTATCAGAGCCGCGATCTGCATGCCGAGGTCTCGCTGGCCCTCGACCGCGACGGCGCCTTCCTCGCGCTGCGCGGCGCCAATACCAGCAATGTCGGCGCGCACGCCGTGTCGTTCATCCCTCTCGCCAAGGGCATCGGCGTGCTCCCGAGCGTGTACCGGATCTCGACGGCGCTCATGGACGGGCGCGCCGTCCTCACCAACACCGCCCCCACCACCCCCTACCGGAGCGCGGGACGGCCGGAGGTGATGTTCGTGATCGAGCGCCTCATCGACCTCGCGGCGCGGCGCCATGGCTTCGATCGCGTGACGCTCCGCCGCCGGAACCTGATCCCGCGCGAGGCCATGCCGCACACGAACCCGCTGGGCCTCGTGTACGACAGCGGCGACTACGGGGCGGCGCAGGACCGCGTGGTTGCGCTCGCGGACTGGGCCGGCTTCGAGGCGCGGCGGGCCGAGGCGCGCCGCCGCGGGCGCCAGCGCGGCATCGGCCTCGCCAACTACATCGAGCTGAACACCGGCGCCCCGCGCGAGCGGGCGGAGATCACGGCGCGCCCCGATGGCGCGGTCGAGGTCGTCCTTGGCACGCTGTCCGCCGGCCAAGGTCACGAGACGAGCTTCGCTCAGCTCGTGGCGGAGTGGCTGGGCGTCTCACTCCCGCGCGTGCACCTCGTCACCGGCGACACCGAGCGCGCGCCCGTGGGCGGCGGCTCGCACTCGGGCCGCTCCATGCGCCTCGGCGCCGTGGTGATGGCTCGAGCCGCCGACGCGCTGGTGGCGCGCGGCGCCGTCCTCGCCGCATGGCTCCTCGAGGCGGCGCCTGCCGACATCGTCTTCGCGGCCGGCCGCTTCGCCGTGCGGGGCACCTCACGCACCGTCGAGCTCGCCGCGATCGCCACGGCGGCCTTACGCACGGATGCGCCGCCCGCGCTGCGCGGTCCCCTCGCAGGCGCCAGCGACGAGACAATGCCGGTGCCCTCGTTCCCCTACGGCTCGGCGGTGTGCGAGGTCGAGGTGGACGCGGAGACCGGCGTGGTCGAGATCGTGCGCTACACCACGGTGGACGACGTGGGCCGCGCCGTGAATCCCCTCATCCTGCACGGGCAGACCCACGGGGGCATCGCGGCGGGCGTGGGGCAGGCGCTGTGGGAGCTCTGCGACTACGACGAGGCGGGCCAGCAGCGGGCGGCGACCTTCATGGAGTACGCGCTGCCCCGCGCGGATCAGCTCCCGCCGCTCGCCACCGAGATCAGCGAGGTGCCCTCCACCTCGAACCCGCTGGGGCTGCGGGGCGGCGGCGAGGGCGGCACGACGCCCGCGCTGGCCGCGGTGGTGAACGCCATCGTGGACGCCCTCGCCGAGCTCGGGGTGGAGCACCTGGAGATGCCGGCCACGCCCGAGCGCGTGTGGCGGGCCATCCAGGCGGCGCGCCGCTGA
- a CDS encoding AraC family transcriptional regulator, whose protein sequence is MLAHASEGAEAPAVDVLSDVLRTVRLTGAVYFLVEARAPWEIAMPDGAVLAPAVLPGAQRVISYHVITDGACWGRLLPDGAPTRLEAGDVLVFPRGDPYVMSIERDRGRGPSAVEVVEFMRAMARGQLPFRVVEDGGGRDMLHLVCGFLACDVRPYNPLLATLPRLLHVRRADAGADNALARLLDLTIAESRQTRAGGDCMRLRLSELMFVELLRRHLASTAGRHAGWLAGLRDPVVGRALARLHEVPSRPWSLHELAREVGISRSALAERFTQFVGRPPMQYLTSWRMQLAARRLADGDAKVAAVALDVGYDSEAAFSRAFRRATGMPPAEWRRRQGVGAAALPRLRRR, encoded by the coding sequence GTGCTTGCTCACGCGTCCGAGGGCGCGGAGGCGCCCGCGGTGGACGTGCTCTCCGACGTGCTCCGTACCGTGCGCCTCACCGGCGCGGTGTACTTCCTCGTCGAGGCGCGCGCGCCGTGGGAGATCGCGATGCCCGACGGCGCCGTGCTCGCCCCCGCGGTGCTGCCGGGGGCGCAGCGTGTGATCTCCTATCATGTGATCACCGACGGCGCCTGCTGGGGCCGCCTCTTGCCCGATGGCGCGCCGACGCGCCTGGAGGCGGGCGACGTGCTCGTGTTCCCGCGCGGTGATCCGTACGTGATGTCGATCGAGCGGGATCGCGGCCGCGGGCCGTCGGCCGTCGAGGTGGTCGAATTCATGCGGGCGATGGCGCGCGGTCAGCTTCCCTTTCGCGTCGTCGAGGATGGAGGGGGGCGGGACATGCTCCACCTCGTCTGCGGCTTCCTCGCCTGCGACGTGCGGCCCTACAACCCGCTGCTCGCGACGCTGCCCCGGCTGCTGCACGTGCGCCGCGCCGACGCCGGCGCCGACAACGCGCTGGCGCGCCTGCTGGACCTCACGATCGCGGAGTCGCGGCAGACCCGCGCGGGCGGCGACTGCATGCGCCTGCGTCTCAGCGAGCTGATGTTCGTGGAGCTGCTGCGCCGGCATCTGGCTTCGACGGCGGGCCGGCACGCGGGATGGCTGGCGGGCCTGCGCGATCCGGTCGTTGGCCGCGCCCTCGCGCGTCTGCACGAGGTCCCGTCGCGCCCGTGGAGCCTGCACGAGCTGGCCCGCGAGGTGGGCATCTCCCGGTCCGCGCTCGCCGAGCGCTTCACGCAGTTCGTCGGCCGCCCACCCATGCAGTACCTCACGAGCTGGCGCATGCAGCTGGCGGCGCGGCGGCTCGCCGACGGCGACGCCAAGGTCGCGGCGGTGGCGCTCGATGTCGGCTATGACTCGGAGGCGGCGTTCAGCCGCGCGTTCCGGCGGGCCACTGGTATGCCGCCGGCCGAGTGGCGGCGGCGACAGGGCGTGGGCGCCGCCGCGCTACCACGGCTTCGCCGGCGCTGA
- a CDS encoding methyltransferase domain-containing protein — METVTRGLVSASAAEVYEELYLPAIFQEWAPRMAEAARVAPGDRVLDVACGTGVLARALVGRVGPAGAVVGLDVNDGMLAVARRKGLEIEWRAGAAEALPFPDATFDAVVSQFGLMFFQDRAGAIAEMLRVLRPGGRLAVAVWDTLERTPGYAAFTGLLDRLFGPGTAEALRSPFVLGDTARLRALFREGGAGDVEIATHEGAARFPSLETWVHADVKGWTAADLIDDAGYARLLDAARRELRPFVREDGRVRLTLPAHIVTTTRAGGAE; from the coding sequence ATGGAGACCGTGACGAGGGGACTGGTGAGCGCGAGCGCGGCGGAGGTCTACGAGGAGCTCTACTTGCCCGCCATCTTCCAGGAGTGGGCGCCGCGCATGGCGGAGGCGGCGCGCGTCGCGCCCGGCGACCGCGTGCTCGACGTCGCGTGCGGCACCGGCGTGCTCGCGCGCGCGCTCGTGGGGCGCGTCGGGCCGGCCGGCGCGGTGGTGGGCCTCGACGTCAACGACGGCATGCTCGCCGTCGCCCGGCGGAAAGGACTTGAGATCGAGTGGCGTGCGGGAGCCGCGGAAGCCCTGCCGTTCCCCGATGCCACGTTCGACGCCGTGGTCAGCCAGTTCGGGTTGATGTTCTTCCAGGACCGCGCGGGCGCCATCGCGGAGATGTTGCGCGTGCTGCGCCCGGGCGGCCGCCTGGCGGTGGCGGTGTGGGACACGCTCGAGCGGACACCCGGCTATGCGGCCTTCACCGGCCTACTGGACCGGCTGTTCGGCCCCGGCACCGCGGAGGCGCTCCGGTCACCGTTCGTGCTGGGCGACACGGCGCGCCTCCGCGCCCTCTTCCGCGAGGGCGGCGCGGGCGACGTGGAGATCGCCACGCACGAGGGCGCCGCGCGCTTCCCTTCGCTCGAGACCTGGGTGCACGCCGACGTCAAGGGCTGGACCGCCGCCGATCTGATCGACGACGCGGGCTACGCGCGGCTCCTCGACGCGGCCCGGCGGGAGCTGCGTCCGTTCGTGCGCGAGGACGGGAGAGTGCGGCTCACGCTGCCCGCCCACATCGTCACGACGACACGGGCCGGGGGCGCCGAGTGA
- a CDS encoding cobalamin-independent methionine synthase II family protein: protein MKHSVDRILTTHTGSLPRPADLTATLEALDTGAAPETAAFQTRVRAAVGEIVRKQVGAGVDLVSDGEQGKVGYSTYVRHRLTGFDGTSLVRARPDWADFPEAAKREPRSTVSRPSCTGPIEWKDRAAVGRDIANLQAALAGSGATEGFMTAASPGVIAHFLRNEHYPTREAYLARLVDVMKEEYDAIARAGVTLQIDCPDLAMSRHLAFHELSNADFVKIAAANVEALNHAVRDIPPERMRIHLCWGNYEGPHHRDIPLREILPVVLKARPHAISLEGANPRHEHEWAVFKDVKLPDDKVLIPGVLDSTTNFIEHPELVAQRIVRYAEVVGRERVIAGSDCGFGTFARSTPIVEPEIVWEKLKAMAEGARLASRQLWG, encoded by the coding sequence ATGAAGCATAGCGTCGACCGCATTCTCACCACGCACACGGGAAGCCTACCCCGGCCCGCCGACCTCACCGCCACCCTCGAGGCGCTCGACACGGGCGCTGCCCCCGAGACGGCCGCCTTCCAGACGCGCGTGCGCGCGGCGGTGGGCGAGATCGTGCGCAAGCAGGTCGGGGCCGGCGTGGACCTCGTGAGCGACGGCGAGCAGGGCAAGGTCGGCTACTCCACCTATGTGCGGCACCGGCTCACCGGCTTCGATGGGACCAGCCTCGTGCGCGCCCGCCCCGACTGGGCCGATTTCCCCGAAGCGGCCAAGCGCGAGCCCCGCTCCACCGTCTCGCGCCCCTCCTGCACCGGGCCGATCGAGTGGAAGGATCGCGCCGCGGTGGGCCGGGACATCGCCAACCTCCAGGCCGCCCTCGCCGGCTCCGGCGCCACGGAGGGCTTCATGACCGCGGCCTCACCGGGCGTGATCGCCCACTTTCTGCGCAACGAGCACTACCCGACCCGGGAGGCGTATCTCGCGCGCTTGGTCGACGTCATGAAGGAGGAGTACGACGCGATCGCCCGCGCCGGGGTGACGCTCCAGATCGACTGCCCGGATCTCGCCATGAGCCGGCACCTGGCGTTCCACGAGCTGTCGAACGCGGACTTCGTCAAGATCGCCGCCGCCAACGTGGAGGCGCTGAACCACGCGGTGCGCGACATCCCGCCGGAGCGCATGCGCATCCACCTGTGCTGGGGAAACTATGAAGGCCCGCATCATCGGGACATCCCGCTCCGCGAGATCCTGCCCGTCGTCCTCAAGGCGCGGCCCCACGCGATCTCGCTGGAGGGCGCCAACCCCCGCCACGAGCACGAGTGGGCGGTGTTCAAGGACGTGAAGCTCCCCGACGACAAGGTCCTCATCCCCGGAGTGCTCGACTCCACCACCAACTTCATCGAGCACCCGGAGCTGGTCGCCCAGAGAATCGTCCGCTATGCCGAGGTGGTGGGACGCGAGCGCGTGATCGCCGGCTCGGACTGCGGCTTCGGCACCTTCGCGCGCTCGACGCCCATCGTCGAGCCCGAGATCGTCTGGGAGAAGCTCAAGGCGATGGCGGAAGGCGCGCGGCTGGCATCGCGCCAGCTCTGGGGCTGA